The DNA region GTTGTGGTGGTGGAGTAACTGGAAATGTTGAAGGTAATGTAGAAGTTCCTTTTAACCAAATAGCCTTTCAAGTAAAACCTGAAACAATTTCAACAGAAGTAAAAAAGTTTTATGAAGAGAGTGAATTATATAAATTAACAGGATGTGTTCATAAAGCAATGATATATTTACCTGATGGAACCACTGTAACATCAGAAGATATTGGTAGGCATAATGCTATTGATAAAGTTGTAGGTAAATGTAAAATAAAAGGTTTAGATACTTCTAAAGCAGTTTTATTTGTAAGTGGTAGATTATCATCAGAAATGGTAACAAAAGCAGTAATGCATAGAGTCCCTATAGTAGTTTCAAGAACAGCACCAACATATCTTGGAGTACAAACAGCACATAAGCATGGTGTTACATTAATAGGTTTTGCTAGAGGCAAAAGGATGAATATATATACTCATCAAGGAAGAATAGATGTCTAGTATTGATGATAATGAAAAAATAGAACTTGATAATATTCAAAAAGAGTTAATTTTAACTAATTTAGATGCAGATGGTAAATTATCTTGTCTTAAAGCTTTTAAAGTTGCAAGATTAATAGGTAAACATCCTAAAGAGATGTCTGCTATTACTAAAAGTTTAGGTATAAAAATAACAAATTGCGAATTGGGTGTTTTTGGAAAATTAAATTTTCACGATCCACATATATTAGTTTATAATAGATTACAACAAAATTATATGGGAAACAAACAAATAGAGTGTAAGGTATTGTGGGATGAAGCACAAAATTCTACATTAAGAATGGTTGGTTCAACAGTGAAAAATTCAGATATAGAAGTTACTCATTGCCAATTGGGATGTTTTAGGGAAAGGAAAGGCAAAAATGAAAGTAAAAGTTAAAGTTTGGATTGAAGATAATGAAGAAAATTTAATATTTGGAAGTGGTAAAACTGAAGTTTTAGAAAATATTGATAGAACTGGTTCTATTTCTGAAGCTGCAAAAGAAGTAGGTATGAACTATAAAAAAGCATGGAGCCATATTAAAGTATTAGAAAAATTCATTGAAGAAGATTTGGTTCTTGCTTTTAAAGGTAGAGGAGAAAATAGTGGAACTAGTTTAACACCAAAAGCTAGAGAAGTTATTCAAACATATAAAATTTTGGAGCATGATATTAAAAAATATGCTGAAAATAGATTTAACGAGCTATTTCATAAAAATGGAGAAAAAATCCTTAAGACAAAGGAGGATAATTAGTGTTTAAATTAAATTTTTTACTATATCCAAATGTGCAAGATTTACATATTTCAAATGATTATTCATTAAATGTTTTAGATAATAATGAAGTTTTTAATCTATTAAAAAAAGATTTTTTAAAAAAATATAATTTTAAAGATTTAAAG from Malaciobacter molluscorum LMG 25693 includes:
- the fdhD gene encoding formate dehydrogenase accessory sulfurtransferase FdhD, with translation MGNDKYLKKVIIEKVSGDESVEFEDVTIEEARLNLYLNGEKAISMMCIPIDQDAHAIGFLMSENVISSVDDIKEFHISEDGLRVDITARINEESLENLYKEKTLVSGCGGGVTGNVEGNVEVPFNQIAFQVKPETISTEVKKFYEESELYKLTGCVHKAMIYLPDGTTVTSEDIGRHNAIDKVVGKCKIKGLDTSKAVLFVSGRLSSEMVTKAVMHRVPIVVSRTAPTYLGVQTAHKHGVTLIGFARGKRMNIYTHQGRIDV
- a CDS encoding ModE family transcriptional regulator, with translation MSSIDDNEKIELDNIQKELILTNLDADGKLSCLKAFKVARLIGKHPKEMSAITKSLGIKITNCELGVFGKLNFHDPHILVYNRLQQNYMGNKQIECKVLWDEAQNSTLRMVGSTVKNSDIEVTHCQLGCFRERKGKNESKS
- a CDS encoding winged helix-turn-helix domain-containing protein, whose protein sequence is MKVKVKVWIEDNEENLIFGSGKTEVLENIDRTGSISEAAKEVGMNYKKAWSHIKVLEKFIEEDLVLAFKGRGENSGTSLTPKAREVIQTYKILEHDIKKYAENRFNELFHKNGEKILKTKEDN